The Methanothrix soehngenii GP6 genome has a window encoding:
- a CDS encoding RNA-guided endonuclease InsQ/TnpB family protein codes for MLKAYKFRIYPTKSQRTKMERTIDLCRWTYNQTLAYRKDAWEKEGKSVSKYETHNLLPAWKEEKPELNDVFSQTLQNAQERVDLGLKAFFRRVKAGENPGYPRFRGRGWYDSFTYPQKGFKLNAGKLYLSKIGNIKIKLHRSIEGKIKRLTVRRAATGKWFACFSVEIEDQLKPPWKVGSLVGVDVGLESFATLSNGETFREEEKELARVQRKLSKAPKGTPERKKALRMVERVHERIANKRYDFAHKVSRYLVNRFGLIAFEDLSIQNMLKNHCLAKSISDVAWNMLVTLTSYKAESAGSMVVLVDPRNTSKMCSRCGILVGKTLSDRVHNCPQCGLSMDRDWNAAINILRLGLQSVGIKSVEAPVF; via the coding sequence ATGCTCAAGGCATATAAATTTAGGATCTATCCAACAAAGTCCCAAAGGACGAAGATGGAGAGGACCATAGATCTATGCCGGTGGACATACAATCAGACCTTAGCATACCGAAAAGATGCTTGGGAGAAAGAAGGCAAATCCGTATCCAAGTACGAGACGCACAATCTTCTTCCAGCTTGGAAAGAAGAGAAGCCTGAACTTAACGATGTCTTTTCCCAAACCCTTCAGAATGCCCAGGAAAGGGTGGATCTTGGCTTGAAGGCGTTCTTCCGAAGAGTCAAAGCCGGAGAGAATCCTGGATATCCAAGATTTCGGGGAAGAGGTTGGTACGATTCTTTTACCTATCCTCAGAAGGGGTTCAAGCTAAATGCTGGTAAGCTCTATCTTTCCAAGATTGGTAATATCAAGATCAAGCTCCATAGATCCATAGAAGGCAAAATCAAACGGCTGACCGTAAGGAGAGCTGCGACAGGTAAATGGTTTGCCTGCTTTTCTGTGGAGATCGAAGATCAACTTAAGCCTCCCTGGAAAGTCGGTTCTCTCGTTGGTGTAGATGTTGGTCTGGAAAGCTTTGCGACTCTTTCCAATGGTGAGACTTTCCGAGAAGAGGAAAAGGAACTCGCCAGAGTCCAAAGGAAGCTCTCAAAAGCACCGAAAGGCACTCCAGAAAGAAAGAAAGCTCTTCGGATGGTTGAGCGGGTCCATGAAAGGATCGCTAACAAGCGATACGATTTTGCCCATAAGGTTAGTCGATATCTGGTTAACAGGTTCGGATTGATCGCTTTTGAAGATCTTAGTATTCAAAATATGCTCAAAAACCATTGCCTGGCAAAATCCATCTCAGACGTGGCTTGGAATATGCTTGTGACTCTGACCTCGTACAAGGCTGAGAGTGCCGGTTCGATGGTTGTCTTAGTAGATCCAAGAAATACGTCAAAGATGTGTTCTAGGTGTGGTATCCTAGTCGGAAAGACGCTTTCAGATCGAGTCCACAATTGCCCTCAATGCGGTCTTTCAATGGATCGAGACTGGAATGCTGCAATCAACATACTCAGATTGGGACTACAATCTGTCGGCATCAAATCCGTAGAAGCCCCGGTCTTCTAG
- a CDS encoding SLC13 family permease, with product MAANILFPMDNSILLLSMVIAAMLVLFISNRIRLDLVAIVACLALAWLSLISPLEAISGFASNAVVAMASVMILGYGIERTGVTSRLASTIIKYAGTNEKRIISTVSMTVGLLSSVMQNIGAAALFLPAIRRIGQQTSIPTSHLMMPMGFAAILGGTVTMIGSGPLIVLNDLLRQNGMEPFSMFAVTPVGLPLLIAGVALFALAGSRIFPNKKEKKCQLTVAEIWGIDYAIKTCILPRSSNLSGKTREEASFKIKYDLNLLAIRKNTEVTVAPSRYARLESGQELAFLGSKEDFNDFISASGCVPTENRSRLKSILDSGGFGLAELIVRPKASIIDKTLREIGFRQKFSIEPIVHYSKMRESRSDFYDTPLAAGDTIIAFGSWDTLRLLASHQDLLLLTHPEGEEIRYKKGPLAVMIFIASLALTFTGMPISIALLTGAVAMILAEILTPDEAYHAIDWKSVILIGGLIPFGIAMENTGASRLIASSFVDLLAGAHPIAVMLSLAILTTALSLIISNVAATVLLVPLVLLLSAGIGADPRALALLVAVSSQNSFILPTHQVNALLMDPGGYTIRDYLKAGGVMTVLFICIETTFIYLLI from the coding sequence TTGGCTGCAAATATCCTCTTCCCTATGGATAATAGCATCCTTCTCCTCAGCATGGTGATCGCAGCCATGCTCGTCCTCTTTATAAGCAACCGTATACGGCTCGATCTTGTCGCCATAGTGGCCTGCCTCGCTTTAGCCTGGCTGAGCCTTATCAGCCCATTGGAAGCGATATCAGGCTTCGCCTCAAATGCCGTGGTGGCAATGGCATCGGTGATGATCCTGGGATACGGAATCGAGAGAACCGGGGTAACATCCCGCCTGGCCAGCACTATTATCAAATATGCTGGGACGAATGAGAAAAGGATCATCTCTACTGTATCCATGACCGTGGGCTTGCTCTCCTCAGTGATGCAAAATATCGGAGCAGCCGCCCTATTCCTGCCGGCGATAAGAAGGATAGGTCAGCAGACCTCAATCCCCACTTCCCACCTGATGATGCCCATGGGCTTTGCCGCCATCCTGGGTGGCACAGTAACAATGATCGGCTCTGGACCTCTTATCGTCCTCAATGATCTCTTGCGCCAGAACGGGATGGAGCCCTTCTCCATGTTTGCCGTAACTCCGGTAGGACTGCCTCTGCTCATAGCCGGGGTCGCCCTCTTCGCCCTGGCTGGATCTCGCATCTTCCCGAATAAAAAGGAAAAGAAATGCCAGCTTACAGTGGCTGAGATCTGGGGCATCGACTACGCTATCAAGACTTGCATTCTCCCCCGATCATCCAATCTCTCTGGAAAGACAAGGGAAGAGGCATCATTCAAGATCAAATATGACCTCAATCTGCTTGCCATCCGGAAGAATACTGAGGTGACTGTAGCCCCTTCCCGATATGCTCGCCTGGAGTCCGGCCAGGAGCTGGCCTTCCTCGGATCCAAAGAGGATTTTAATGATTTTATTTCGGCTTCCGGCTGTGTGCCCACTGAAAACCGGAGCAGATTGAAGTCCATCCTGGATAGCGGAGGATTTGGCCTGGCTGAGCTGATCGTCCGGCCAAAGGCCTCGATCATAGACAAAACCCTGCGGGAGATCGGATTTCGCCAGAAGTTCTCCATAGAACCGATCGTTCACTATAGCAAAATGAGGGAGTCAAGATCGGATTTCTATGATACCCCTCTTGCAGCCGGCGATACCATCATCGCCTTTGGATCATGGGACACCCTGAGGCTTCTTGCCAGCCACCAGGATCTTCTGCTGCTCACTCATCCCGAAGGAGAGGAGATTCGCTATAAGAAGGGGCCTTTGGCCGTCATGATATTCATTGCTTCCCTGGCCCTTACCTTTACAGGAATGCCGATCTCTATCGCTCTTCTCACTGGAGCTGTGGCCATGATTCTGGCGGAGATTCTCACTCCGGACGAGGCTTATCACGCCATAGACTGGAAGAGCGTAATTCTCATAGGCGGCCTGATTCCCTTCGGAATAGCGATGGAGAACACTGGAGCTTCCAGGCTCATCGCCAGCTCTTTTGTCGATCTTCTGGCTGGCGCCCACCCAATTGCAGTCATGCTCTCCCTAGCCATCCTCACAACCGCTCTCTCTTTGATCATATCCAATGTGGCGGCAACAGTCCTCTTAGTTCCTCTGGTGCTACTTTTGAGCGCAGGCATAGGGGCGGATCCCAGGGCTCTGGCTCTGCTGGTGGCAGTCTCATCTCAGAACTCCTTTATCCTTCCCACCCATCAGGTGAACGCTCTGCTGATGGATCCCGGTGGATATACCATCAGGGATTACCTCAAGGCGGGAGGCGTTATGACCGTTCTTTTCATATGCATTGAAACAACATTCATCTATTTGTTAATCTGA
- a CDS encoding GNAT family N-acetyltransferase: MQESLNSESYDREAFWHDIKEKWPGKFRDLERFIFQEIRPGNRIFVGTGCGEPQHLVRSLLEFVKERPKAFLDAELINIVTLGVAPYTDEKFQSNFRLNSFFIGDHTRNAVNRGEADYTPIFLSNLPQLIRSERIPLDVALIQTTLPDKDGRLNLGVSVDIVRTAVEKAGIVIAQPNSHMPAINGDGWIRMDDVDYLIPWDEPLLEYIEDVPGEIAQRIGKYVARIVEDGSTIQVGYGSIPNAIVSSLKKKKHLGVHSELLSDGIAGLIRDGVVDNSNKSINPGKTIATFCMGHRSTYDFLRNNDSIEFRTIDYTNNPLIIAQNSKMIAINSALEIDLTGQATAESLGHSFYSGIGGQADFMRGTAIAPGGKTVLALPSTALVTCADSSDDEASQKGGRVSRIVPFLGEGAGVTLTRGDIHYVVTEYGIAYLHGKSIRERAMALIAIAHPLFRLWLIEEAKRMHLIYPDQAFIPGVQGEYPEELEAWKTTRTGLGILLRPVKISDEPLLKDFFYSLSDESMYQRFISARRDIPHQELQKFAAVDYFQKMVLVATVEEDGIESICGLGQYGINSDMFTADVALVVRDDCQNHGIGGELLAYLTYLAKRQGLLGFTAEVLAGNDPVFHLFKKMGFAVSKRRDSGVYELVAMFP; this comes from the coding sequence ATGCAGGAATCACTCAATTCAGAATCATATGATAGAGAAGCCTTCTGGCATGATATCAAGGAAAAGTGGCCGGGCAAGTTCAGAGATCTGGAGCGCTTCATCTTCCAGGAAATTCGCCCCGGCAACAGGATATTCGTGGGAACAGGTTGCGGGGAGCCCCAGCATCTGGTCAGATCGCTTCTTGAATTCGTCAAAGAGCGACCCAAAGCCTTTCTTGACGCTGAGCTCATAAACATAGTCACCCTTGGGGTGGCACCATACACGGACGAGAAGTTCCAGAGCAACTTTCGGCTCAACTCCTTTTTCATAGGCGACCATACTAGAAACGCCGTCAATCGGGGCGAAGCTGATTATACCCCCATATTCCTCTCCAATCTTCCCCAGCTGATCCGATCGGAGAGAATACCGCTGGATGTGGCCCTCATCCAGACCACCCTGCCGGACAAGGATGGCAGATTGAACCTGGGAGTGAGCGTCGATATCGTCCGCACGGCGGTGGAGAAAGCGGGAATAGTCATCGCCCAGCCCAACTCTCATATGCCCGCCATTAATGGCGATGGCTGGATCCGGATGGACGACGTGGACTATCTGATCCCCTGGGATGAGCCCCTTCTGGAGTACATAGAGGATGTCCCAGGTGAGATCGCCCAGAGAATAGGAAAATATGTGGCTAGAATAGTGGAAGACGGCTCGACCATCCAGGTGGGATACGGCAGCATTCCCAATGCCATCGTCTCCAGCCTGAAGAAGAAAAAGCATCTAGGGGTGCATTCTGAGCTACTGAGCGATGGCATAGCCGGGCTCATAAGGGATGGGGTGGTGGACAACAGCAATAAAAGCATCAATCCTGGAAAGACCATCGCCACCTTCTGCATGGGCCACCGCTCGACATATGATTTTCTGCGAAATAACGATAGCATAGAGTTCAGGACCATCGACTACACCAACAACCCCCTGATCATCGCCCAGAACAGCAAAATGATAGCTATCAACAGCGCCCTGGAGATCGATCTCACCGGCCAGGCCACAGCAGAGTCTTTGGGCCATAGCTTCTATAGCGGTATTGGCGGCCAGGCCGATTTCATGAGGGGCACGGCTATTGCACCAGGAGGAAAGACCGTCCTCGCTCTGCCCTCTACCGCTCTAGTCACCTGCGCTGATTCCTCAGATGATGAGGCTTCCCAGAAAGGGGGACGAGTCTCCCGAATAGTTCCATTCCTTGGGGAGGGGGCAGGGGTCACATTGACTAGGGGAGATATTCATTATGTGGTAACTGAATACGGTATCGCCTATCTACATGGAAAGAGCATCCGAGAGAGAGCCATGGCCCTAATCGCCATCGCTCATCCCTTATTCCGCCTCTGGTTGATTGAGGAGGCTAAGAGGATGCATCTGATCTATCCGGACCAAGCCTTCATTCCCGGAGTGCAGGGAGAGTATCCGGAAGAGCTGGAGGCATGGAAGACCACCAGGACGGGTCTCGGAATCCTGTTGCGGCCGGTGAAGATCAGCGATGAGCCCCTTCTCAAAGACTTCTTCTACTCCCTGTCCGACGAGAGCATGTACCAGAGGTTCATCTCCGCCCGGAGAGATATTCCCCACCAGGAGCTTCAGAAGTTTGCTGCGGTGGATTACTTCCAGAAGATGGTTCTGGTGGCAACTGTAGAAGAGGATGGTATCGAGTCCATCTGCGGCCTGGGCCAGTATGGCATTAACAGCGATATGTTCACCGCAGATGTGGCTTTGGTAGTAAGGGATGACTGCCAGAACCATGGAATAGGAGGCGAGCTCTTGGCATATCTGACATACCTCGCGAAAAGGCAGGGGCTCCTCGGATTTACCGCTGAGGTCCTGGCAGGAAATGATCCCGTATTCCATCTATTTAAAAAAATGGGTTTTGCAGTCAGCAAGAGGCGCGATTCCGGGGTCTATGAGCTGGTGGCCATGTTTCCCTGA
- the rlmJ gene encoding 23S rRNA (adenine(2030)-N(6))-methyltransferase RlmJ produces MGPYDHRAHVGNAGDVWKHFLLLEVANCLLTPDSSLVYAESHVGRPKYALKPSGDWESGIGRIWPALPLLKDFPYFNILAEFNSIESLSSLQIEFYPGSALLVAELAKRKKADLLINIWDIDPAVGAAWNECLDHSPISFHLDDGFSGVMSLLKSSSPGLLFIDPPFTSPEEKDAAEEIFCTAKSLGWTVLCWHMMATIPKEIPSSFSDQSIEFFVKFSRIGLEYAGAEGCSIRVASPDETMIPRISARIKAFLQIIG; encoded by the coding sequence ATGGGCCCTTACGATCACAGAGCGCATGTAGGCAATGCAGGCGATGTCTGGAAGCATTTCCTGTTGCTGGAGGTGGCAAATTGCCTCCTCACCCCCGATAGCAGCCTGGTTTATGCAGAAAGCCATGTAGGACGCCCGAAATATGCCTTAAAGCCATCTGGTGATTGGGAGAGCGGAATCGGCAGAATCTGGCCGGCTCTGCCTCTCCTAAAAGATTTTCCTTATTTCAATATTCTAGCGGAATTCAATTCCATCGAATCGCTTAGCTCTCTGCAGATAGAATTCTATCCTGGATCTGCCCTATTGGTGGCAGAACTAGCGAAGAGAAAGAAGGCGGATCTCTTGATCAATATCTGGGATATCGATCCTGCAGTCGGGGCGGCCTGGAATGAATGCCTCGATCATTCTCCTATATCGTTTCATCTGGATGATGGCTTTTCTGGTGTTATGTCCCTATTGAAGAGTTCTTCTCCCGGTCTTCTCTTTATAGATCCTCCTTTCACTTCTCCAGAAGAAAAGGATGCGGCAGAGGAGATCTTCTGCACTGCGAAAAGTCTCGGCTGGACGGTATTATGCTGGCACATGATGGCCACCATCCCTAAAGAGATTCCTTCGTCCTTTAGCGATCAATCCATCGAGTTTTTCGTCAAGTTCTCCCGGATTGGATTGGAGTATGCCGGAGCGGAGGGATGCAGCATTCGAGTAGCGTCTCCAGATGAGACAATGATCCCCCGCATATCTGCCCGGATCAAGGCCTTTCTGCAGATCATCGGATAA
- a CDS encoding cyclophilin-like fold protein — protein MKAIIIEVYGKGSALAEMDERNPIIREAIWQALPIEGRAILWGEEVYFDLDMKLKDENPSASSEAGDICYWSPGPALCIFFGQTQPYSRVNHIGKVVQGLDLFERINAADRIVLRKKEL, from the coding sequence ATGAAGGCGATTATAATCGAGGTCTATGGAAAGGGGAGCGCCTTGGCAGAAATGGATGAGCGAAACCCCATCATCAGGGAAGCCATATGGCAGGCTCTGCCGATAGAGGGCAGGGCCATCCTCTGGGGCGAAGAGGTCTACTTCGATCTGGATATGAAATTGAAAGATGAGAATCCATCGGCTTCTTCAGAGGCAGGAGACATCTGCTATTGGTCCCCAGGGCCTGCATTATGCATATTCTTCGGCCAAACCCAGCCCTATTCCAGGGTCAACCACATCGGAAAGGTGGTGCAGGGTCTGGACCTATTCGAAAGGATCAATGCAGCAGACCGGATAGTCCTGAGGAAAAAGGAGCTTTAA
- a CDS encoding 7-carboxy-7-deazaguanine synthase QueE codes for MKLIEIFRSLQGEGPAMGRPALFIRLSGCNLNCEGCDTDLKPSLDLSVLELLKRIEGQGKRVIITGGEPTLQMNELVDLICRLYSRGMEIHIESNGTNTIPLDILEKICCAVVSPKRGSDFNLGFWANKSNVHLKFVLGKPDWCWNEKELKQLIPILDRERVWIMAYGTDQGMQNASEAWDLALKLGTNYSDRLHIRLKRS; via the coding sequence ATGAAGCTGATTGAGATATTCCGTTCGTTGCAGGGAGAAGGGCCCGCCATGGGAAGGCCGGCACTGTTTATAAGGCTCTCGGGCTGCAATCTGAATTGCGAGGGCTGCGACACCGATCTGAAGCCATCGCTTGATCTATCCGTCCTTGAGCTGCTGAAGAGAATTGAGGGCCAGGGCAAGAGGGTGATCATTACCGGCGGTGAGCCAACCTTGCAGATGAATGAATTGGTGGATCTGATCTGCAGGCTTTACAGCCGGGGGATGGAGATTCACATCGAGAGCAATGGCACCAATACAATTCCCCTGGATATTCTGGAGAAGATTTGTTGCGCTGTGGTAAGCCCCAAGAGAGGATCTGACTTTAATCTCGGCTTTTGGGCGAATAAGAGCAATGTCCACCTCAAATTCGTCCTCGGAAAGCCAGACTGGTGCTGGAATGAGAAGGAGCTGAAACAACTCATTCCCATTCTCGATCGAGAGAGAGTATGGATAATGGCCTATGGGACGGACCAGGGAATGCAGAATGCTAGTGAGGCCTGGGACCTGGCGCTGAAGCTGGGAACAAACTACTCCGATCGCCTGCATATAAGATTAAAACGAAGCTGA
- a CDS encoding fasciclin domain-containing protein — protein sequence MTRKNLIFLSLLFITGWLCMGSCLAQNNTTAHGVLDAAGELGLTEFSELAESTGFASTLDNQGVLLFDSGSFVIFAPSDDAFSAIDDMDMNILIENQTELERVLSYHAVWNSGSFVNISDIDSARTLQGENLSINSTDGLMVNGANVTESIQYDNGVIYVIDKVLMPEKSSMAGAAKAAENLGAKDFASAIVAEGLEDRLNGQGLMGITTLGEGPFTIFAPSDEAFDAAKSTVDSIKKQDMGMIDLLGYHMVEAKDLINMTESGSAKTLQGESLAVDSATGYVSMARVSGSERYSNGVVYLIDQVLVPISLSM from the coding sequence ATGACAAGGAAAAATTTGATATTCCTGAGTCTGTTGTTCATTACGGGATGGCTTTGCATGGGTTCATGCCTGGCACAAAATAATACAACTGCCCATGGAGTCCTGGATGCTGCCGGGGAATTGGGCCTGACTGAGTTCTCAGAATTGGCTGAAAGCACGGGTTTTGCCAGTACTCTGGACAATCAGGGTGTCCTCCTCTTCGATTCCGGATCTTTTGTGATCTTCGCCCCCAGCGATGATGCTTTTTCCGCAATTGACGACATGGACATGAACATCCTCATTGAGAATCAGACGGAGCTTGAGCGGGTTCTCTCCTATCATGCGGTCTGGAACAGCGGTTCCTTTGTGAATATCTCCGATATTGATAGCGCAAGGACTCTGCAGGGTGAGAACCTCAGCATCAACAGCACCGATGGTCTGATGGTGAATGGGGCCAATGTAACAGAGAGCATTCAATACGATAACGGTGTCATCTATGTAATCGACAAGGTGCTCATGCCTGAAAAGAGCTCGATGGCTGGCGCGGCCAAGGCAGCAGAGAATCTGGGTGCAAAGGATTTTGCCTCTGCCATTGTCGCTGAAGGGCTGGAGGATAGGCTGAATGGCCAGGGGCTTATGGGAATCACCACCCTGGGAGAAGGGCCATTTACCATCTTCGCTCCCAGTGATGAGGCATTTGATGCCGCCAAGTCCACTGTCGATTCGATCAAAAAGCAGGATATGGGAATGATAGACCTGCTTGGCTATCATATGGTTGAGGCAAAGGATCTCATCAATATGACCGAATCCGGCTCCGCCAAAACCCTGCAGGGAGAATCTCTGGCAGTAGATTCCGCCACAGGCTATGTGAGCATGGCCAGGGTATCGGGATCCGAGAGGTACAGCAATGGCGTCGTCTATCTGATCGATCAGGTTTTAGTGCCTATAAGCCTGAGCATGTGA
- a CDS encoding ferrous iron transporter B, with amino-acid sequence MKILLMGNPNVGKSVIFSRLTGIEVVSANYPGTTIEYTEGRMKLGEKMATLIDPPGVYSLEPTSKVEEVTGHILEQGADVVVNVIDSTNLERNLNLTLKILEKGLPTVVALNLWDVATRKGIEIDTAILAEALGVDVIPTVAVSGQGIYDLVEAIGKAKTPPPVQFESSDQRWARIGEIAEKSQKVLHRHPSLFDRLEDISLKPLTGIPIALLLLYLSFSLVIEVGETLQLKVTDPLFIAYSNFITDLVHRYVSSELLREILIGSSPELLKSFGILTTGLYIPLGIVLPFLIPFYLLLGILEDIGYLPRLSVILDAFMHRIGLHGAAILPCVLGMGCSVPAVLSVRILESAKQRYLAATLMTMAIPCASQSAMIFGILAPYGLRYIFIVYATLFLSFVITGYLLHRFIGGESPEIFLEIPPYRMPNLQALLKKTFIRVREFLKEAVPYIGLGMIIMNFFYLTGLMHLIGEELKPVVSGLLGLPSDAATALIIGFLRKDVGIGMFAPLDMTPVQYVIAAVVLAMYMPCVATFMVMLKELGVSGTAKSVALRLVAALVVGTALNLILS; translated from the coding sequence TTGAAGATCCTTTTGATGGGAAACCCAAATGTGGGAAAGAGCGTTATCTTTTCCCGGCTTACAGGAATTGAGGTGGTCTCAGCCAATTACCCCGGAACCACGATCGAGTATACGGAGGGACGAATGAAGCTGGGAGAGAAGATGGCCACCCTCATCGATCCGCCTGGCGTATACTCGCTCGAGCCCACATCCAAGGTAGAGGAGGTGACAGGCCACATTCTGGAGCAAGGGGCAGATGTGGTGGTTAATGTGATCGATTCCACCAATCTGGAGAGAAATCTCAACCTAACCCTTAAAATCCTGGAGAAAGGCCTTCCCACCGTAGTGGCCCTCAACCTCTGGGATGTGGCCACCCGCAAAGGAATCGAGATCGATACCGCCATCCTAGCAGAGGCGCTGGGGGTGGATGTGATTCCCACAGTAGCTGTCAGCGGTCAGGGAATCTACGATCTGGTGGAGGCCATTGGAAAAGCTAAAACCCCTCCGCCAGTGCAGTTTGAATCCTCTGACCAGCGCTGGGCGCGGATTGGGGAGATAGCTGAGAAGAGTCAGAAGGTTCTGCATCGGCATCCATCCCTCTTTGACCGGCTGGAGGACATCTCGCTCAAGCCCCTAACGGGCATTCCCATTGCCTTGTTGCTTTTATATCTCTCCTTCAGTCTGGTAATCGAGGTGGGCGAAACTCTGCAGTTGAAGGTCACCGATCCCCTATTCATCGCATATTCCAATTTCATAACCGATTTAGTGCATAGATACGTCAGCTCAGAGCTCTTAAGGGAGATATTGATTGGCAGCAGTCCAGAGCTCTTAAAGTCCTTTGGAATTCTGACCACCGGCCTCTATATTCCTTTAGGGATAGTCTTGCCATTTTTAATTCCCTTTTATCTGCTGCTGGGCATACTGGAGGATATCGGCTACCTTCCCAGGCTGAGCGTCATCCTGGATGCCTTCATGCACAGGATAGGCCTTCATGGTGCTGCTATCCTGCCTTGTGTATTGGGAATGGGCTGCAGCGTTCCTGCTGTTCTCTCGGTCAGAATACTGGAGTCGGCCAAGCAGAGGTATCTAGCTGCGACTCTGATGACCATGGCCATTCCCTGCGCCTCTCAGAGCGCCATGATATTCGGCATACTCGCTCCCTATGGCCTGAGGTATATCTTCATAGTCTATGCCACCTTATTTCTCTCCTTTGTGATCACAGGCTATCTGCTCCACAGGTTCATTGGCGGTGAGTCGCCGGAGATCTTCCTGGAGATCCCTCCCTACCGCATGCCAAATCTACAAGCCCTTTTGAAGAAGACCTTTATTCGGGTGCGGGAGTTCCTGAAAGAGGCAGTGCCTTATATCGGTCTAGGCATGATCATAATGAACTTCTTCTATCTGACCGGACTGATGCATCTGATAGGCGAGGAGCTGAAGCCGGTTGTATCCGGGCTTCTGGGTCTTCCCAGCGATGCTGCCACTGCATTGATTATCGGCTTTCTCCGCAAGGACGTTGGGATAGGCATGTTCGCTCCCCTGGATATGACTCCGGTGCAGTATGTTATTGCTGCCGTGGTTTTGGCCATGTATATGCCCTGTGTAGCAACATTCATGGTGATGCTCAAGGAGCTTGGCGTCTCGGGAACGGCAAAATCAGTGGCTTTGAGGCTTGTCGCTGCCCTTGTGGTTGGGACAGCTCTAAACCTAATTCTCAGCTAG
- a CDS encoding glutamine synthetase family protein: MALQTRNKEEVFEAIDEFNVRFVRIWFTDILGIPKSFAINPNELDGAFSEGMGFDGSSIEGFARIHESDMVAKPDPTTFQLIPWRQQENAVARMFCDIQNPDGTPYEGDPRNVLKRNLSRIKDDGYSFLVGPELEFFYFKGENNTDVLDNGGYFDLTTADNATDLRRDTILALDSMGIDVEYSHHEVAPSQHEIDLRYKDALSMADTVMTYKITVKEIARRYGYHASFMPKPIFGQNGSGMHVHQSLFQGKRNVMFDPGNEFNLSDEGRYYIAGLLRHAPEITAVTNQWVNSYKRLVPGYEAPVYIAWARRNRSSLVRVPMYKPGKEAATRVEYRSPDPAANPYLAFSVMLAAGLAGIANKYDLPSPQEQDIYHMTDEQRAKAGITSLPGSLNDAIHITEKSTLVREALGEHVFRAFIANKRAEWDAYRMNVTQWELNRYLPLL, translated from the coding sequence ATGGCCCTGCAAACAAGAAATAAAGAGGAAGTCTTTGAGGCAATAGACGAATTTAATGTAAGATTTGTCCGAATTTGGTTTACAGATATACTGGGAATCCCCAAGAGCTTCGCCATCAACCCCAATGAGTTAGATGGAGCATTCTCAGAGGGCATGGGCTTTGATGGCTCATCCATCGAGGGCTTCGCCAGAATTCACGAGTCGGATATGGTTGCCAAGCCCGATCCAACCACCTTCCAGCTCATCCCCTGGAGGCAGCAGGAGAACGCCGTGGCCAGGATGTTCTGTGACATCCAGAACCCCGATGGCACCCCGTATGAGGGCGACCCCAGAAATGTGCTCAAAAGGAACCTCAGCCGAATCAAAGATGACGGCTATAGCTTCCTGGTAGGCCCGGAGCTGGAGTTCTTCTACTTCAAGGGAGAGAACAACACCGATGTCCTGGATAACGGCGGATATTTCGACCTGACCACGGCAGACAACGCTACCGACCTGAGGAGGGACACCATTCTCGCCCTGGACTCCATGGGCATCGATGTGGAGTACAGCCACCACGAGGTCGCTCCCTCTCAGCATGAGATCGACCTTCGGTACAAGGATGCCCTCTCCATGGCGGACACGGTGATGACCTACAAGATCACCGTCAAGGAGATCGCCCGCAGATACGGCTATCATGCCAGCTTCATGCCCAAACCCATCTTCGGCCAGAACGGCAGCGGAATGCACGTCCACCAGTCTCTCTTCCAGGGCAAGAGGAATGTGATGTTCGATCCAGGCAACGAGTTCAATCTATCCGATGAGGGCAGATACTATATCGCCGGCCTTCTCAGGCACGCTCCCGAGATCACTGCCGTCACCAACCAGTGGGTTAACTCCTACAAGAGGCTGGTCCCCGGCTACGAGGCTCCCGTCTACATCGCCTGGGCAAGGAGGAACAGATCCTCTCTGGTCAGAGTGCCCATGTACAAGCCCGGAAAAGAGGCGGCCACGAGGGTGGAGTATCGCAGCCCGGATCCGGCAGCCAATCCCTACCTGGCCTTCTCTGTCATGCTGGCCGCAGGGCTCGCCGGCATTGCCAACAAATACGATCTCCCCTCGCCCCAGGAGCAGGACATATATCACATGACTGATGAACAGAGGGCGAAAGCAGGAATCACGTCCCTTCCCGGCAGCCTGAACGATGCCATCCACATCACCGAGAAGAGCACCCTCGTCCGGGAGGCTTTAGGCGAGCACGTCTTCCGGGCCTTCATCGCCAACAAGAGGGCAGAGTGGGATGCCTACCGCATGAACGTCACCCAGTGGGAGCTTAACCGCTACCTTCCACTACTGTGA